The Xiphophorus couchianus chromosome 6, X_couchianus-1.0, whole genome shotgun sequence genomic interval CCACTTGACATGACAGCGCAGAGCCGGCAGCAGGGCAGCAGGATCAAGGGGCACCGACGTGCAGCCGGACGTGCGGACTCGACCAGGAGCGGGGGACGCTCGGCGGAGCGGAAGCAGCAGCCCCGGGGAGGCCGGATTGCAGTTTCTGGGGACGAGCGCCAAGGGCAGTGCGGCAGTCAGCAGACAGACCGGGGGGAGGAGGCTGCGGAGATCTGTGATATACTCTCCCCCGAAACCAGTCTCCACACCATCCTGGAGATATGATGGTTGATGTTTGTGTGCTTGATCTGTGGTGACTGTGGCACTCCCCAATCATCCTCTCCACTCTTCCTTCCCAACCAATCACTGGTCATGTGCAATTAAAAGCTTAGGTCTGCTCTCCAGGCACGGGTGGAGCCCTGAGGGGGGGACTGATGAGCATACTGGCCAGGCATCACTTGGTCCCTCCTTCTCTGTTTTTGCTCCTTCTGCTTGTCGCCTGCACTATGGGCTGCCTTCAAAGCATCGCCTGCAAGCCCCGCATCAGGCGGGAGAACATCGTGGTGTACGAGGTGTCTGCCTCTATTGACCAGTGTCCTACAATCATAGAGGAGAACTCACCGATTGTGCTCCGTTATAAGACACCCTACTTCAGGGCCTCAGCAGGAGTTGTGATGCCGCCTGTGCCCCGCAATGAGACCTGGGTGGTGGGCTGGATCCAAGCCTGTACCCAGATGGAGTTCTACAACACCTATGGTGATATTGGCATGTGAGGAGAAGACGCCACCTGGCTTTTTATGTTGCATCTTCACTCAGGCAAAGTAAGTTTCACCTTTCTGTGTTCTGTCTTGGCGCAGGTCTAGCTGGGAGCTACCAGAGCTGCGAGAGGGCCGGGTGAAGGCCATCAGCGACTCGGATGGCGTCAGCTACCCTTGGTATGGCAACACCACGGAGACGGTGACCCTGACCGGCCCCACATCCAAACCATCTCGGCTGACGGTCAGCATGAATGACAACTTCTACCCCAGCGTGACCTGGGCAGTCCCCATTAGCAACAGCAACACCCCGATGCTGACCCACATCACCCGGGACCAGAGCTTCATCACCTGGCTGGTGGCCATGAACTCTGTCACCAAGGTAGGAGCTGACCGCAGAGAGCAAGCCGGCTGTCTGTTCTCACATCATTTTTGCTTCGGTTTCACGTGCGTCCATCAACATTTTTGTCTGAGCTGTTAATGCAGAACACTGGCTGTACATCCAGACTCTGTATTTCACACAGACAGGCTGTGATGGTATCAGCTCCTCTTgcacttttctcttttggtGTAAAGTTACAAATGACTGAATTATGGCCAATGGAAAGCCCCTGCAGTGGTCATTAAAACTCAGTCAGGCTGCAGCAGAAGATTTTAGTCAGGCCTGTTTTCTGTTGAGCTTGTTTAGCTTCTCTCTGGACAGATAAGCATAGTTTAAGACCAGCGGTGctcaactccagtcctcaagactgcaactttcagatgcatccctgctcccAGCCATTTAGTCAAAAGGCTAAATTCTTTCACGAGTTCAGCTCTGCAAAGACCTGGTAACGGTGAGTTCATTTGATCCAGCTGTGTTAGAGAAGGTATgcgtctaaaagttgcagggtgTTAGCTCTCCAGGAGTCGAATTGGACTCCCCTGTTCAAGACAAACAATCATGTAATAGATAACATAATGCAACTTCATCATAATTCCCATTATTGAAGGAGTATTCCTGCCATACCGAGTACATCCTTCTTGTCTTCTGTAGGAGCGCATTGTGTTGCAGACGGTGCGGTGGAGGATGCGGGTCGACATCGCCGTGGATCCGGACATGCCACTCGGATCCAGGGCCTCGCTTGTTGGTCGACCGTACCAGGAGCAGCCGCACATCCTCAACTACCAGGAGCCCATTCCTCCCAATGCTCTGGGAAGGCCGAACGCCAACGACGCCCAAGTGCTGATGTGGAGGCCGCGTAGAGGGGCACCGCTTGTGGTCATACCGCCAAAATAGGAGGGGGTGAAATCTCTGCACAGACAAAAGCATAGGTGCTCCCTTTAAGGAAAAAGGGAGGACAGAGTGGTCACAGTGCCCGCTGGTGTCCTTGCAGGTCCTAATCTCTAAAGGACTGAAGTGGACTGTTACCTTAAGCCAAAGCGAAGGTTGAATCTTGAATCTGACACAGCAGTCAGACGAAAACACCACAGTTTGTCCTCCAGGACCTTGAGCGACATCAAGGCTTGTTTAAACCCCGCCGCCCCCCGATAAGTTTTGAACTGCATATTTATCTCTGCCTGCATTTTAGCAAAGTACAAACCCAGTTTTTAGACGTACCGCAGAGGTATTAGTCAACAACAAGAACTGTATCCCGCATCCTTATGTAGACCTTATTGCATGAGAGTGAGGagactgggaaaaaaaagaagaagaagaagacgaagaagaagaaaaaatactgttcttatAGAAGTTTAAGAGCAGCAGTTTGTTTTGTATAACTTGATACCTGAAGACATTTTGATTGACAAGTCAGCCAAAATATGATGTGGGCTGGTTTGACCTCGTCTGTGCCAACAAAGGCCTTTCAGCACACCCAGTACTGCTATTAAAGGATGTACTCAGATCAGTTCAAGGAATCTTAAGTATTATATGAGTCTTTTTAGGTTTAAGATTAAACCCATGCATCCATCAGATTGTATTGAGAGCACCCACGTGGAAGGGGGAACTCTACTGCTACCGTTTTCACCGGAGTCCTCTAACACTTCTGGCATATTTTTGCCTCTTTCGTGCAGCTGATATATTGTATTTCAATGGGTGTCGGATGGCTTTAAAGATGAGCTGGATCTCTTCATgcgttaaataaataaagaaaacaaacaaacaatgccAGACAAGCTTATAAGTACAGTGTAAATGAGTTGGAATACTGCCATAAGGCACACTGACACTTACTGTAGCTGGAGGCATCCACCAACCAGAGTGGCACTAATAAAGTTATGTCACAGATAAAGTTAGTCCAGTAATGGATTGTATACGTATTCTTAATAGTTTTCTTGGTCTGGAATTAAACCAAGACTACTTCTAAGAAGTCACTCTTCTGCCCCCAGCCTCCTTGGCAGTCCTGTATGcgtaatattttttatgaacatGAATTTAAGAAAAGAACATGCTTCAGAGACTTGCGACGTTTATTTACTACACATAAATGCTcgtgtcatttttatttttttctctccccacTTCTCCACCTACAGAGGGCAAACTGTATCAGATTttgagaaacaaataaatgataaaatgatgATTTATATATgtgacaatttaaataaaacttgaaatgAATACATCCATGCATATTTACTCAAATGGGTCAatcatttaaatgtcaaaatgaaatttgaattagttttatgtttcaaTCGTATGCAAACATATGCAAGTCGTGCTTCATTTAATTGTGTCAGCAGCAGTGCAGCAACTGTCACTGAATTGTTAAATAGACAATGGCCTTTGATTGGTTGCCTGGAGAGCTGTGtaagccccgcccactgacTTTGATTGGCAATTCATGAAGTGCTGCTGCATTAAACTGCATTTATCGAATATTAATTCAACTTTTGGCCTTTCATAATTCATCCTACAGTAATCCACAGACATAACATgacataatattttaattggTAATCACAGTAAGACTTTATGTCAGAGCCAATTacatattgcaaaaaaaaaaaagtttcaattttACTTCCAGATAATTCAAGAATCATGTATCTAGGTAAAAATGTAGCTACAGTACTTTAAAGCTATATGCACACATTATTAAATGGGTTACAACAAGCATATAATAATACTGAACATGcttatttaatacttttaaaagatGTAATTTTTTCAGATGCCattatttcagaaattcaaGTCAAAAATGTTAAGGTCTTATTATATAGATTCCTTTTGCAGAGTGGGATGTATTCTAAGTATTTAGTTCTGTTCATTTTCGGTGATTATGGATTACAGCTACTGAAACCCTTCCGTTTCTCATTTTACATGCCaaaatgtacaaacattttacaggccaaaatgttttgttttgaacataTTATAATCTACACGAATGAGAAAACCTGCCGACTAAAGGTAGCTGTCCAGCAGGAGCTCACCGAACAAGCTGACTGTTCACATGGTACTTTACTGAAGCATGTGTAATGTTTCCTGaacacctcagcagaaccacagtcTGATCGCCTCCCCTCACTCTACTGATGCATTAGTTCGATAATTAGGATATATTGTTATACTGTATCTTGTCTTATGTAACAactgatttttgtatttttgtggttCTTGTTACAAGGCCGTAAGCCATTATcatcaaaacaaactgaaattaaagtttgaaattaAGGGTGCACTGATAAATCGGCTGGACGAAAACTGGCccgatttctttaattttgagAGATCGCGATGGGCCGATATTTACATAAGTAATGGATCTTATCTAAGTCCGCAAAAGTCTGAAACTcaacttctgtctttttttgcgCTAACATGAGAGACGACTGACTGACAGACACGCCAACTTGGTTACATTTGCACATGTGTGGTTAACAACAGttaccccactgttgccaacttagcaacCTCATTGCTacttttagcaacttttcagacaaatcTGTAACGACCAAAATCGGAATGAGCAGGTCAGGCGTTTTTAAGATCTGTGATCGGTCAGAAAACTGTAACTGGTGCATTCtagatattaaaatataaacaaaaagggtaacactttatttgaagggttgTGAATAACGCTgtcataacaccgtcataaacatgacataacacctgtcatgaacatgagtaagtcttcatgaatttttaggactgttgtcataaagtgtcattcggtaaatcatgacacttttaatacaaagttgacattattcaaaatgtctttatgttattaaagctaaaatgtaatcagtaatacttttataacaaatttatgtcagatcatgatttcttggttaatgtcaagttgtcataacaaagacattttgaataatgtcaactttgtattaaaagtgtcatgatttaccaaatcacactttatgacaacagtcatgaatattcatgaagacttactcatgttcatgtcatgtttatgacggtgtcattacaggcttattca includes:
- the fam78ba gene encoding protein FAM78B → MSILARHHLVPPSLFLLLLLVACTMGCLQSIACKPRIRRENIVVYEVSASIDQCPTIIEENSPIVLRYKTPYFRASAGVVMPPVPRNETWVVGWIQACTQMEFYNTYGDIGMSSWELPELREGRVKAISDSDGVSYPWYGNTTETVTLTGPTSKPSRLTVSMNDNFYPSVTWAVPISNSNTPMLTHITRDQSFITWLVAMNSVTKERIVLQTVRWRMRVDIAVDPDMPLGSRASLVGRPYQEQPHILNYQEPIPPNALGRPNANDAQVLMWRPRRGAPLVVIPPK